The DNA window TGGGTGACTTGGGCACCTTCAAGAACCATTTTTTGGCCTGTTGGGGCTCTCTGGGTACTTGATTATTGgacaaatgcaaatacagtaacagaaaaaaacaaagaaaataaaactcaCAAGAATATGCTGCTAAATAAGCAGAGGCAGATGATAGTGCACATACAGTATGCTTTTGAAAAGGATTACTTTCTGGGTCATATGCTGCATGACTGAATTGCGACCTAATTAaaaggtgatttatttattttttaatctccTGGAGCCTTTTAGGAAGTTTAACTTCTATTTTGGAAGATAAGAAAAGGGAGATCTAGGTAGGTGGGCTAGTGGGCACAAAAACAGCTTCCTTCCTGGTTTCAAAGTTAACGCTTCTTCCTATGTGCAAGAGCAAGTGAGTTGCCATCTGGAAACAAGCGGCTTTTCTGGTAAgaatggaggggagagaggaacTGGAAGGGCAGACAGGAAACCAGATGTAAGGAAAGCAGCCCCAGGgaacaggaaaaggcaggaagtAAAAGTTGTTGCGAAAAATAGTGGAAGGGTGGGAAGCCCATGTGCAAGATGGAGAAGATGGTGTGGGTTGCTTGGAGACTTTGTAAGCCTTATGTGGACTTCCCAGCTCCCACCCTGATTCTTACACATCTTCTGTGGAGACTTTGGATGTGACCTCATATGTAGAATAACTACACATGTGTGTTGGGGGAGGCTGTGCTCTTTAGCTTGGGGTTCTGGCAGCTTGTCTGTAGCCTCACCCACATTTTATAAAGGCTCAAAAGTATACGTGGATTTCTGGCAGAGAAGGCATGTTTTGCATTCTTATGCAGTGGACATTTGGGAGTGCTGGTTTTGCCTTCATCCTGGAGGATTGTTTTGACTAAATGGTGATGAAAGAGAGGGATCTGGGGCCTTTGGAAAGGATCCTTTCCTGTGTGGCTtagtgctttgtttttgtttttgtttcaggaTGAAGCACCTGTGTTTGCCTCTGCATCCAGCATCATGGCGCTTGAGTCAGTCTTTCTAACTCTGCAGAACCAAAGGAACTTGAGCAAAGAGACTGCCATATGTGTTGTATAGCAGTAGCTTTTCAGGCTGTAAACATATTAGCCTACAGTATTTAAATTTTGTAACACTATTTATTACAGCATTTTCATACCTCATATTTTTGTTTACATATCAAAGTAACAATCTGTTACTTTGAAACCACCGTGAGTAGAACCATGGATACAATTCTGACAGCTGTGACAACTGTTTCAACAGTCGCCACTACGGTGGGTAGCGAAGCCTCAGGCCCCTTGGTGGCTTTCCTTTGGATGCTAATATTGGGGTTCATCATTGCCTTCATCCTGGCCTTCTCCGTGGGAGCCAACGACGTTGCAAACTCCTTTGGCACTGCTGTCGGCTCTGGGGTGGTGACCCTCCGGCAGGCCTGCATCCTGGCATCGATTTTTGAGACGGTGGGCTCAGTTCTCCTGGGTGCCAAAGTGAGTGAAACTATCCGGAAGGGACTGATTGATGTGGAAATGTACAACTCCACCCAGGAGCTGCTCATGGCTGGTTCCATCAGTGCCATGTTTGGTGAGTCAAGTTCTGTTCCTCTGTGCTTGGTTCTGCCTGGAGACTTTAAATGTGGGATTCCTTGGGAACTGTTAGCAACATTGTGAGCCCATTGTTGGCTTTTTCTTAATGTCAGATTAAATTTTACGCTGGACTACAATCTTGGGTAGCTTTGTAATGGCTTGATGTTCCCTTAACAGTTTCACTTTCCTTGTTTAGGCTCAGCTGTGTGGCAACTGGTGGCCTCATTTTTGAAGCTTCCGATTTCTGGTACACATTGTATAGTCGGGGCAACAATTGGTTTCTCGTTGGTTGCCAAAGGGCAGGAAGGAGTCAAGTGGTCTGAGCTACTTAAAGTtggtgagttccccccccccccccacttttaatAAAAAAAGCTGGGACTTAATAAACGAGACTTTCCCTTGCAAGTGACTGGGAGTGGATTCAATCTCTCCTGGCAAAGTAGCTAAGGACAAAAAATGTTTCTGTCTTTTTAGTGTTGTCCTGGTTcatctctcctctcctttctggCATCATGTCTGCAGTTCTGTTTTTCCTAGTCCGCATGTTCATTCTTTCTAGGGTAAGTATTCCTCCCGTCTTGATGTGCATCTGATGTTAATGCTCATGTTGCTAAACTGACTTTAGGACTCCTAGAAGAGGCTGGAAGTCTCACCACGGATTATTAGCTGCGCCCCACAGAATAGGGTCTGCAGGCAAAttacatgtttttgtttatgCTCGTCTTCTGGCTGTATGCTGAAcctcagttgttttttttaatttattgcaaGTTTCATTTTTCCTGTGTGTTCTTCAGGAAGCCTTTTGGAAGGGCCTGCGTGTCTTCTCATCAGAACAGGTGCTCCATGAGAGAGTTTCAGACACTGGCCGTAAAAGGCAACCAGTTGCAGGGAAAGGGAGAGTTAAATACCTTTGGAGGATGAATCTAGTCATCAGGTTTTTATGACGTAGGAGGAGAGAAGCGTCTTATGGTCTGGAGAACTCTGCTCTGGACATAGGCCTAGGGCTTGAGAAGTTCAGGGTTAAGTACAGGGTGAACTTCAGCCTGATCCCAGTGTGTGGGTGAGTGGTGTCAGTGTGGTACATGGTGAGATGCCAGGACTTTGATTGGTGCCGGTTGTGCTTGAACAAGCAGCGATGTGGATTTTCTAGAAAATTTTGAATTATGCTATTTGCATGATTGGAAAAGTTCTAGAACACCAGTTTTAGTATTATTGTTAACCCGTACTTATAAGGGTGCACCAGTTAGGGATCAACTTTAACTGTATTAATTGCAAATTTAACATTAAATTATGTTGTTTTTCTATCTGTTCCAGAGTGCTGGTTTGATATTGTCTTGTGATAAATCATTGTGTTATGTTTTGAAGCtgtgcagttttaaaatgaaaacattttttttctgtgaagtgtttttaaaaatgtgctgctGTGAAGAAGGGGCTTGGATCTCAACATATGACAATGTATCTGTTTTTGTAGGCCGATCCTGTTCCTAATGGATTGCGTGCTTTGCCTCTCTTTTATGCCTCCACTATCGGCATCAATCTTTTCTccatcatgtacagtggtgcgcCTAGTAAGTACCTGTAAAAAGAAGCTTTGATTTTTATAATTCTTTACTCACTTCTCAATAAAACACAGAATTTTACCCCTTTTGCTTTACAGGACTGAATTCTCCTAGAAGGCAGCTGGCCTGGGCCAGTTAAAGAAGGCTGCAGGCCAGCTTCTGCTGAGCTCAACCCTAGATAGTTGCCCTTCCTCACTCAAGGCTGCATACATTGTAAATGACTAGACACCTTTCTCGTTAGTCCTCGCAGGAGCTGCAGAGTCCGACAACTTGACCACTCCTGTGCTGCCCCTCCCCTATTTGCCTGTCTACAGATGTGATTCtgaattttccttttctctcttgcttccatCCATTGTAACTCCAGAGTATCACCCACTGCTGCTAAGCATGAGTTTCTCCATGCCCTATTAATCAAATTCAGGCCACTGGTAGACAGGCAGGCTTGGGGTGGGTTTCTCACTCAAGCCTCCAGCACCTGGATTGTCTTCCGTCCCCAAAGAGGTGTgggttttccttctctttcaagaAGAGCTGACAACTGTGCTTTGAAGAAGAATTGTATACTTCTGCAGGGGAGCCTTCTGGAGTGAAGTATTAAACTGTTGGCAAAgggtaaaggaagaaaaagaaatgcaaaatgttcGTTGTTTCTAGGAAGTGCTAACTTTTGAGTATAGACCACAAATGGGGGCTGGCACACGTGTTGAAGGGCACCCTTCTGCAGAATGTTCTGAGTTGTAGATAAGCTTAGCAGAGGTATGAGGACACTGTAATCTTCTGTTTGTGCACTTTCAAAATAATTAGGAAGTTAATAGGGGCTAAAATTTCAGTTATAATTATCTTTATCTGAACCCATTGGCCAGTGCACTTTTCTAGTCTGgagaaagagcccccccccccatggttgaAGCTCTGTCTGATGTTCAGGCACAGTGTATATGCAGGACTGGGACTGGCAACCTTCCCAGCTTCAAGTCTCTAAGTTCTAGTGGGATGCTGCAGACAAGTCACTGTCCTGTTTTTTAAGGGAAGGATCAGACACTAGATATGTCTCGTAAGAGTGGTCTCTGACTGCTCTCTTGTCAGGGGTAGTTTGAATGAGCTGCAACTCCAGATGTTTGTTGGTTCTCTCTACCAGGCCATGTAGCTTGAAGGGACTTGGGATGCACTGTAGTTCTCTATACACATATAACTGACTGGGGCTAGTAATTTTTGTCAGTGGAGTTACATTCAGCCAGAAACAGGCAAAGTTGATTTCTCACATTTCTGTAAAATAACTGCCATCCGATGAATCTTTAATTTTGGTGCAGTATAATATGGAACAGTGCCAGCTTTTAAAAGCCATAGGTTACACCTCCAGTAAGTGCAGTGACTTGTGGTATTTTTAAAGCTGGCACTGATGGATGCACATGTCAGCTTTTCCTCCCTATTTGCATAGTTATCACTGTCAAGCAGCAGAATGCATCCCagttgtatgtgtgtttgtgaggGGCAATTGTAAACCACTGCTGCCAGTTGGAGAATGTAAACAGGTATAGTAAAGACTAATGTGCCTGGTTTCAAATATTGTGCGGTCACTGACGCTGCTGCCTAATGGAGAATGTGAGAGTGTGTGTTGGTGAATGGGGCAGAGGAGGGTGTTTGCAGGGTCCTCTGCCTGGCAGTGGTTTTTGTTCTGTGCTCTTAATGTCAGTGGCTTGAGTTGCCACGAGCACAGGAGACAAAGCAGGCCTGGCACACTGTGACACAGCTGGAGGGTGGAAGCACCAGGCTAGCTGGGGCACACAGTGTCTGGGACTGCTGCCTTAGACCGGGATCCTACTGTGGGGTGTTCAAGGTGCATTGTTTTGTTTCCTAGTGCTGGGCTTTGACAAGCTCCCCCTCTGGGGTATCTTCCTCATTTCGGTGGGGAGTGCGGTTGCCTGCGCTCTCATCGTCTGGTTCTTTGTCTGTCCgagaatgaagaagaaaattgAAAGTAAGTAACATCTTTTAGGTAACACTTTTTTGCCTGTGTGGTTGTAACCTGTATGGCTGAGTCTAGCGGTGGTGTTTGCTAGCATAGCTCTTCTCTGGCTGTGGTACTTGGAATGCGAACGGTGCATTTAGTTGATGAACTGGCCAGTGTGTGTCTTGGCCAAAGGCGATCTCCTTTTGTCAGGGAGGGGATGCAGAAGGGAAAAGGGTCTCCAGTCCCCATTGCCTGTCTTGGCAACCATGTCATCtctctggggggaggggggatccgTCCTCTGTCACCTGGCTTTCAGAGTTCTGGGGTGGCGGGCAGGTGGTGTTTTATCTGTGGACCCTGCTGAAATGGTGGTTGGTTTCTGCAGCAGTGTGGTTGGAGCCAGACATGCCCAGCAAATGTGGCTTTGAAAGAGGCAGGTTTGGTGTCCCTTTGGacaattgttttcctttgctGACTGCACTTCAATGTTCAGTACACAGAGTATGGCCTGATCCACTCTGCAAAGATGCTGAGCACTGTGTGCATGTCTTCTGAGCACAGCGCAAGGCACCACACTGTATGTGAAAGGCAGTTCTCTCCCTGGGAATGTAGTGTCCATACACCAGGGAAAGAGTGGGGGTGCATGCTTCCGTAGTCCTGCTCCAAAAGGTAGGTCCCTTGCAGCCTCTGCCTCTTCACTGTCACCTCAGGGGTGCTGGGGTGACAGCTCTTCCAGAGTGATTAAAAAGGTGTCCCTGCTAGCACACTCCTTAGcaaactttctttttcttctgtagaAGAGATCAAGTCAAGTCCCTCTGAGAGCCCCTTAATGAAGAAAAAGGGAAGTCTCAAGGAGCCAGATGAAATTAAAGCTACAGTGGAGAATCGGGTGGATGAGGAGGATGAAAGAAGCCCCAGTGAGAGGTCTTGTGTGCATTCCCTGAAGGGGCCTGTGGAGGAGAGGGCCGTCTCCTTCAACCTGGGAGACTTAGAAGAGATTCCCGAGCATGGCAAGCTGGTGAGAGTGGAGGTGAAGGAGACCAACCTTGATGGTGGTGAGTTGCTTTTGGCCTTGAGGTGGGGAGGCTGGTTGCTGCCAGGCTGGTGAGCTTGATGCTGAAGGACCTTGGTCCAACTCCGTGCCTTTGTGTCTCCAGGGGCCATGCAGCTTCCCAATGGCAGCCTGGTTCACTTTAACCATGCCGTCAGCAACCAGATGGGCTCCAGTGGGCACTACCACACCGTCCACAAGGATTCGGGCCTCTACAAGGAGCTCCTCCATAAGCTGCACCTGGCCAAAATGGGCGACTGCATGGGCGACTCGGGGGACAAGCCCCTCCGGCGGAACAACAGCTACACCTCTTACACCATGGCCATCTGTGGAATGCCCTTGGATTCCTTCCGCCCAAGGGAAGCAGAGCCGAGGGGTGCTGGTGGGGAGGAGACGGAGAAACTGACGTGTCCGGCAGCAGAGTCCAAGAAGCGGGTCCGGATGGATAGCTACACCAGCTACTGCAATGCTGTGGCAGATGCTCACCCAGCCGATGTGGATCTGCGGAAGGCAGAGATGGGGGTTGGCAACCGGAAGGGCAGCAGCGGCTCTCTGGAGGAGTGGCATGACCAGGACAAGCCAGAAGTCTCCCTCCTCTTCCAATTCCTGCAGATTCTGACTGCCTGTTTTGGATCCTTTGCTCACGGAGGAAATGATGTCAGGTCAGTTGCCTTGCAAGTTACCTGGGAGATGATGGATTTTCTCATATGGTGCAGAACCTGGCCAGGATGAGGGCTTGGGCCAATCTGTTCCTTCTCAGCCACCGGCAACGGAAAACCTGGCCTGCCTGGGTCCGTTTGGGCCCTCAGTCCTCTGCGGTTGTGAGGAGGCTGTTGCGTCCCCCTGCTTCAactgtctgtctctttcttctTGGCAGCAATGCAATTGGTCCTTTGGTAGCCCTCTACCTGGTCTACGAGACGGGCGATGTGTCCTCCAAGGTGGCAACTCCCCTTTGGCTGTTGCTGTATGGCGGGATTGGCATCTGCATTGGCCTGTGGGTCTGGGGGAGGAGAGTCATTCAGACCATGGGGAAAGACCTGACCCCCATCACACCATCAAGGTAAGGAAGAGTGCTTTGGAGAAAGCTGAGCTCTCTCTCTCGCATGTGGAAGCAGCCCAGGGTTGCCGTGGCCTCGTGGAGGCCTGACCTGCTGTGAAGAGCTGTGCCAGTCTCCTTGTGCTGGAAAGCTGAACACCCTCTTGATGGGAGTTCTTAGACATGTTTGGAGCTGAGAAGGGCCTGATAGACCTGGCAGTCCCACCGTTGTGGAGCTGCAGAGGAGAAAGGCTGCAAGCAGATTCTTCTCCTCTTGTAAGTTCCATGGCAGCAGGGAGGCCTGGGCATCTTCCTACTGGCCAACAGGTAGGCCAATCGGCTGTGGTTAGTGGCGTTACGGAGCAGCACTAGCTCGGTCTCTGCCAGTGCAGCTGGGCTCACTGAGCAAGTGGCTGGTTGGACTTCTGGGTCCTCAGCCCTTTTCCTGGGGAGCCCTCTTGGcctttctgcctcccccccccccccggcttggtATTGCTCTCAGCTTAGAATCTGTTTCTGAGGCTTAGCAGGCAGGCAGGTGTAGGGCCTTTCCTAGAAAGCCTTGAAGGGGGGAGCATTGGGGGTCTCTGAGAAATTCTGCCTTGTCCACAGTGGCTTCAGCATTGAGCTGGCATCTGCCTTGACAGTAGTCATCGCTTCCAACGTTGGACTGCCTATCAGCACAACTCACTGCAAAGTAAGTGGAGGAGTTTTCCTGTGGAAAACCTGCATCAATGTTTTTGGCAGGGGTGGCCCAGTGTGAGTGGCTTCCTCCCTTCCTGCTAGGAGGCTTGGGTTCCTGACTAGCTCCTGGTGGCCCCCATGGGTGTACTGTTGTCCTACTCACAACAACATGCCCCTCTAAGCTGGACAGCAGAATAGCTATTTCATCTTGGTCCAAGGTCTGCCCACCATGCTGGTGTTCAGCCTTACATTGATGTGCCCGGGATGTTGTTAATACTACAGATTAGATCTGTGCCCTGCTTTATGTAGTTGCTGAGGCCTTGAAGGGCTTGGGTGGGCGCCTGGGTGCTTCTCGTTATTCTGCCACTGCGAAATAGCCTGTCAGGGAAGCTGCCTGGGATGTGGATGGCATGTTTGATGGCCTGCCATGTACAGCGTGTGGAGGCATCTTGAGCATTCTGCTTTGTCCTTTCCACTAGGTGGGCTCGGTGGTCTCCGTGGGTTGGCTGCGCTCAAAGAAGGCTGTGGACTGGCGCCTCTTCCGCAACATCTTCATGGCCTGGTTCGTCACGGTCCCCATATCAGGCCTCATCAGTGCCGCCATCATGGCCCTGTTCAAGTACCCCATCCTGGGTGTATGAAGCAGGCGGCCGGCCTCCCTGCTGCTTTGCTGTGCCCACGCCCGGCTGCATATCCTTAGCTAGTGGCTGCAACAACAGTGTTAGAGCAACTCCACCGGGCGCGCTGCAGGAGGTGGGgcggaggagtgtgtgtgtgtgtgtgtgtcggtcggtctgtctgtctgtctgtctctcctttGTGCTGTGCCTGCTTATCAGTGTGATCTCTCTTCTCAGAACTAGGAGAGCCCCACTTCTCCTGGGCTGTGAATTCTTGTGTCTATGTTTCTATACTTGTTTTTGTATCGACCTTTAACTTCATAATTAATGTTGTCAGACATATCATTTGTGTTTTCTGAGCTGAAACTCAAATCTGGCAAGCACAACAAGGAGGAAACAACTTGGCAGGGACTTGTGTGTTGAGGGGCCTCTTTTATAAataaatcctttttaaataaagacaaaaagGCTGGGTGTATTCTTGGCATGGGAGTTAAATGCTGACCAGAGGGCAGGTGGGCTTTAGTCGGTGCTGCTGCCTGCAGCCCAGGAAGGCAGCAGCACAAGCAGGCACCGAAATAGGGTCAGCAAAACGCAGTGTCACTGCTTGGGGGATGGGGAccaaaagagagaggaagcagaggagagtGATCTGGATGGAGTAGGGCCAAGGGCCGAGCCTCGCACCGTGTGCTGTCTGTGAGGGCAATGGACAGGATGTTCTGGGAGTTCCCAAAAAGCAGGCCTCgggagtggggcggggggggggggggggaaacagcttcTGCACTTGGAGACCT is part of the Pogona vitticeps strain Pit_001003342236 chromosome 8, PviZW2.1, whole genome shotgun sequence genome and encodes:
- the SLC20A1 gene encoding sodium-dependent phosphate transporter 1 codes for the protein MDTILTAVTTVSTVATTVGSEASGPLVAFLWMLILGFIIAFILAFSVGANDVANSFGTAVGSGVVTLRQACILASIFETVGSVLLGAKVSETIRKGLIDVEMYNSTQELLMAGSISAMFGSAVWQLVASFLKLPISGTHCIVGATIGFSLVAKGQEGVKWSELLKVVLSWFISPLLSGIMSAVLFFLVRMFILSRADPVPNGLRALPLFYASTIGINLFSIMYSGAPMLGFDKLPLWGIFLISVGSAVACALIVWFFVCPRMKKKIEKEIKSSPSESPLMKKKGSLKEPDEIKATVENRVDEEDERSPSERSCVHSLKGPVEERAVSFNLGDLEEIPEHGKLVRVEVKETNLDGGAMQLPNGSLVHFNHAVSNQMGSSGHYHTVHKDSGLYKELLHKLHLAKMGDCMGDSGDKPLRRNNSYTSYTMAICGMPLDSFRPREAEPRGAGGEETEKLTCPAAESKKRVRMDSYTSYCNAVADAHPADVDLRKAEMGVGNRKGSSGSLEEWHDQDKPEVSLLFQFLQILTACFGSFAHGGNDVSNAIGPLVALYLVYETGDVSSKVATPLWLLLYGGIGICIGLWVWGRRVIQTMGKDLTPITPSSGFSIELASALTVVIASNVGLPISTTHCKVGSVVSVGWLRSKKAVDWRLFRNIFMAWFVTVPISGLISAAIMALFKYPILGV